TACACGATCTTCGCCAATATTTGGTTGGCGCGAATCACGCTGGGCTGCCAGAAGCTACGATTTTATCGACTTGCAACCGAACTGAACTCTATTGCGCCGCCAATGATGAAAGTGCCGCAGGACTCCTCCATGAAGCTACTTTTGATTGGTTAGCTAAAACACAACAATTAGCTCCAAGCAGCCTTGAGCCACATATTTACTCTTTGCCACAATCTGATGCAGTACGCCACGCATTTAGAGTTGCGTGTGGATTAGATTCCATGGTCATTGGTGAAACCCAAATTCTGGGGCAAATGAAAGATGCGGTTCGTACTGCAAATGATGCTGGCGTTTTAGGGACCTACCTGAACCAGCTCTTCCAAAAAACCTTTGCAGTTGCTAAAGAGGTCCGTGGCTCTACCGAAATTGGTGCGCACTCTATATCAATGGCAGCAGCTTCCGTTCGTCTCTCAGAACGCATTTTTGAAAAAATTTCTGATCAGCGAATTTTATTCATTGGTGCAGGCGACATGATTACCCTGTGTGCAACTCATTTTGTTGCACGTAAGCCGAAGAATGTTGCTATCGCAAATCGCACCATTGAACGCGGTCAAGAACTTGCAGATTCTATTTCGGCACAAGACGTGCAAGCTGAGTCATTCAAGCTCTCTGAATTACCGAGCCGCTTACATGAATTCGACATCATTGTTTCTAGTACAGCATCATCATTACCCATCATTGGCTTAGGCATGGTAGAAAGTGCACTTAAACAGCGCCGCCACAAACCGATGGTGATGATTGATTTGGCAGTACCTAGAGACTTCGAGCCTGAAATTTCTAGGCTGGATGATATTTATCTCTACACAGTAGATGACTTGGGAGTCATGATTCAAACTGGCGCCAACTTGCGTCAGACAGCAGT
The nucleotide sequence above comes from Polynucleobacter necessarius. Encoded proteins:
- the hemA gene encoding glutamyl-tRNA reductase, which codes for MKLLTLGINHHTAPVAIREKVAFDPEFLQEALHDLRQYLVGANHAGLPEATILSTCNRTELYCAANDESAAGLLHEATFDWLAKTQQLAPSSLEPHIYSLPQSDAVRHAFRVACGLDSMVIGETQILGQMKDAVRTANDAGVLGTYLNQLFQKTFAVAKEVRGSTEIGAHSISMAAASVRLSERIFEKISDQRILFIGAGDMITLCATHFVARKPKNVAIANRTIERGQELADSISAQDVQAESFKLSELPSRLHEFDIIVSSTASSLPIIGLGMVESALKQRRHKPMVMIDLAVPRDFEPEISRLDDIYLYTVDDLGVMIQTGANLRQTAVSQAEVIIEDRVGNFMHWMQARNAVPLIQDIQQQGERLRQLELERAMKRLMRGDDPQEVLNAMAQGLTNKFLHGSLHALQHSNGAERDVLIKLLPKLFASHPKPEDH